A window from Mustela erminea isolate mMusErm1 chromosome 17, mMusErm1.Pri, whole genome shotgun sequence encodes these proteins:
- the ARHGEF2 gene encoding rho guanine nucleotide exchange factor 2 isoform X16: protein MTGKAKAREKEKMKEAKDARYTNGHLFTTISVSGMTMCSACNKSITAKEALICPTCNVTIHNRCKDTLANCTKVKQKQQKAALLKNNTALQSVSLRSKTTPRERPSSAIYPSDSFRQSLLGSRRGRSSLSLAKSVSTTNIAGHFNEESPLGLRRILSQSTDSLNMRNRTLSVESLIDEGAEVIYSELMSDFETDERDFAADSWSLAVDSGFLQQQKKEVMKQQDVIYELIQTELHHVRTLKIMTRLFRAGMLEELQLEPGVVQGLFPCVDELSDIHTRFLSQLLERRRQSLCPGSTRNFVIHRLGDLLINQFSGPSAEQMRKTYSEFCSRHTKALKLYKELCARDKRFQQFIRKVTRSAVLKRHGVQECILLVTQRVTKYPVLISRILQHSHGPEEERQDLTTALGLVKELLSNVDQDVHELEKGARLQEIYHRMDPRAQAPVPGKGPFGREELLRRRLIHDGCLLWKTATGRFKDVLMLLMTDVLLFLQEKDQKYIFPALDKPSVVSLQNLIVRDIANQEKGMFLISAAPPEMYEVHTASRDDRSTWIRVIQQSVRVCPSREDFPLIETEHEAYLRRIKMELQQKDQALVELLQEKVGLFAEMTHFQVDEDGGGLTLPALPRGLFRSESLECPRGERLLQDAIREVEGLKDLLVGPGVELLLTAREPALPGDLDSGGSTSPGVTANGEAGTFNGSTELCGTDSDSGRKVGLPQDRNGNQLRAPQELSHPEAWALSPPSPLSSGSAAATGQSLWASARPPGGRGAAGHADGGAVPRGPRAAGEAGARQLPGRGGRPSRARAARARQAGHRAGAPAATTRAAAGGAAALPAAGRGARHRGGQPGGAAPRERAGARAAGARGRGGPQAAGRAGPQRAALRRGPLGAQTPGPAAPQPPRGRRPVPELHAPAGPREAGPGQPRGAAAGQQRPGHGQRGGGGLPPVPAPQSARLHPNAGHPRRDRESRRGACGFRELRGPSLRPVPPGRTHQGRQTLEPPVWSAREHSKELPTAPAGSGAPPTPGAAGKLGGNGPQHLLLVSRSYTMDASFSCLLPSTLGKFIYLLFISYTGSGEI, encoded by the exons cctgcAATGTGACTATCCACAACCGCTGTAAAGACACGCTCGCCAACTGCACCAAGGTCAAACAGAAG CAACAGAAAGCCGCCCTGTTGAAGAACAACACTGCCTTGCAGTCTGTCTCCCTTCGCAGTAAGA CTACCCCCCGGGAGCGGCCAAGTTCTGCCATTTACCCCTCGGACAGCTTCCGGCAATCCCTGCTTGGTTCCCGCCGCGGCCGCTCCTCCTTGTCGCTGGCCAAGAGTGTCTCTACCACCAACATCGCTGG ACACTTCAACGAAGAGTCCCCCCTGGGGCTGCGGCGCATCCTGTCCCAGTCCACGGACTCCCTCAACATGCGGAACCGGACCCTGTCCGTGGAGTCCCTCATTGACGAAG GTGCAGAGGTGATCTACAGCGAGCTGATGAGTGACTTTGAGACGGACGAGAGGGACTTCGCAGCCGACTCGTGGAGCTTGGCCGTGGACAGCGGCTTCCTGCAACAGCAGAAGAAGGAGGTGATGAAGCAGCAGGACGTCATCTATG AGCTCATCCAGACGGAGCTGCACCACGTGCGGACGCTGAAGATCATGACACGGCTGTTCCGCGCGGGCATGCTGGAGGAGCTGCAGCTCGAGCCCGGCGTGGTGCAGGGGCTGTTCCCCTGCGTGGACGAGCTCAGCGACATCCACACGCGCTTCCTCAGCCAGTTGCTGGAACGCCGCCGCCAGTCCCTGTGCCCCGGCAGCACCCGCAACTTCGTCATCCACCGCTTGGGTGACCTGCTCATCAACCAG TTCTCAGGTCCCAGCGCCGAGCAGATGCGGAAGACCTACTCGGAGTTCTGCAGCCGCCACACCAAGGCCTTAAAGCTCTACAAGGAGCTGTGCGCGCGCGACAAGCGGTTCCAGCAGTTCATCCGG AAGGTGACGCGGTCCGCGGTGCTGAAGCGGCATGGGGTGCAGGAGTGCATCCTGCTGGTGACCCAGCGCGTCACCAAGTACCCGGTGCTCATCAGCCGCATCCTGCAGCACTCCCACG GGCCCGAGGAGGAACGCCAGGACCTGACCACGGCCCTGGGGCTGGTGAAGGAGCTGCTGTCCAACGTGGACCAGGATGTGCACGAGCTGGAGAAGGGGGCCCGCCTGCAGGAGATCTACCACCGCATGGACCCGCGGGCGCAGGCCCCGGTGCCTGGCAAGGGCCCGTTCGGCCGGGAGGAGCTCCTGCGACGCAGGCTCATCCACGACGGCTGCCTCCTGTGGAAGACGGCGACCGGCCGCTTCAAAG ACGTCCTGATGCTGCTGATGACGGACGTGCTGCTGTTCCTGCAGGAGAAGGACCAGAAGTACATTTTTCCCGCCCTG GACAAGCCCTCCGTGGTATCGCTGCAGAATCTGATAGTGCGGGACATCGCCAACCAGGAGAAAGGGATGTTCCTGATCAGCGCCGCGCCCCCTGAGATGTACGAGGTCCACACGGCGTCCCGGGATGACCGGAGCACCTGGATCCGCGTCATTCAGCAGAGCGTGcgcgt GTGCCCATCCAGAGAGGACTTCCCCCTGATAGAGACAGAGCACGAGGCTTACCTGCGCCGAATCAAGA TGGAGCTTCAACAGAAAGACCAGGCCTTGGTTGAGCTGCTGCAGGAGAAGGTCGGGCTGTTTGCCGAGATGACCCATTTCCAGGTGGACGAGGATGGTGGCGGCTTGACCCTGCCTGCCCTACCCAGGGGCCTTTTCCGCTCCGAGTCCCTGGAGTGCCCCCGCGGAGAGCGGCTGCTGCAGGATGCCATCCGGGAGG TGGAGGGTCTGAAAGACCTCCTGGTGGGGCCCGGAGTGGAGCTGCTCCTGACAGCCCGGGAACCAGCCTTGCCCGGGGACCTCGACAGCGGCGGTAGCACGAGTCCTGGGGTCACTGCCA ATGGTGAGGCCGGAACCTTCAACGGCTCCACTGAGCTCTGCGGAACCGACTCGGACTCCGGCCGGAAGGTGGGCCTCCCGCAG GACCGGAACGGAAATCAGCTGAGAGCCCCCCAGGAG CTCTCCCATCCCGAGGCTTgggccctgtccccaccctctcctctgtcctcaggAAGCGCTGCAGCGACTGGTCAATCTCTATGGGCTTCTGCACGGCCTCCAG GCGGCCGTGGCGCAGCAGGACACGCTGATGGAGGCGCGGTTCCCCGAGGGCCCCGAGCGGCGGGAGAAGCTGGCGCGCGCCAACTCCCGGGACGGGGAGGCCGGCCGAGCCGcgcccgcgccgcccgcgcccgACAAGCAGGCCACCGAGCTGGCGCTCCTGCAGCGACAACACGCGCTGCTGCAGGAGGAGCTGCGGCGCTGCCGGCGGCTGGGCGAGGAGCGCGCCACCGAGGCGGGCAGCCTGGAGGCGCGGCTCCGCGAGAGCGAGCAGGCGCGCGCGCGGCTGGAGCGCGAGGCCGAGGAGGCCCGCAGGCAGCTGGCCGCGCTGGGCCACAGCGAGCCGCCCTCCGCCGAGGCCCCCTGGGCGCGCAGACCCCTGGACCCGCGGCGCCGCAGCCTCCCCGCGGGCGACGCCCTGTACCTGAGCTTCACGCCCCCGCAG GACCGAGAGAGGCAGGACCTGGGCAGCCCCGAGGAGCGGCTGCAGGACAGCAGCGACCCGGACACGGGCAGCGAGGAGGAGGGGGGCTGCCGCCTGTCCCCGCCCCACAGTCCGCGAG ACTTCACCCGAATGCAGGACATCCCAGAAGAGATCGAGAGTCGCGACGGGGAGCCTGTGGCTTCAGAGAGCTAAGGGGCCCCTCCCTCCGTCCTGTGCCCCCAGGAAGAACACACCAGGGGAGGCAAACTCTGGAGCCTCCAGTGTGGTCGGCAAGGGAACATTCGAAAGAACTGCCGACTGCCCCTGCCGGCTCTGGGGCTCCTCCGACCCCTGGGGCCGCTGGGAAGCTGGGGGGAAATGGGCCACAGCACCTCCTGCTGGTATCCAGGAGCTACACCATGGATGCCAGCTTTTCATGCCTTCTTCCCTCTACTTtaggaaaatttatttatttattgtttattagtTACACGGGGAGTGGGGAGATTTAG
- the ARHGEF2 gene encoding rho guanine nucleotide exchange factor 2 isoform X18, with protein MSRIESLTRARTERSRELASKAREKEKMKEAKDARYTNGHLFTTISVSGMTMCSACNKSITAKEALICPTCNVTIHNRCKDTLANCTKVKQKQQKAALLKNNTALQSVSLRSKTTPRERPSSAIYPSDSFRQSLLGSRRGRSSLSLAKSVSTTNIAGHFNEESPLGLRRILSQSTDSLNMRNRTLSVESLIDEEVIYSELMSDFETDERDFAADSWSLAVDSGFLQQQKKEVMKQQDVIYELIQTELHHVRTLKIMTRLFRAGMLEELQLEPGVVQGLFPCVDELSDIHTRFLSQLLERRRQSLCPGSTRNFVIHRLGDLLINQFSGPSAEQMRKTYSEFCSRHTKALKLYKELCARDKRFQQFIRKVTRSAVLKRHGVQECILLVTQRVTKYPVLISRILQHSHGPEEERQDLTTALGLVKELLSNVDQDVHELEKGARLQEIYHRMDPRAQAPVPGKGPFGREELLRRRLIHDGCLLWKTATGRFKDVLMLLMTDVLLFLQEKDQKYIFPALDKPSVVSLQNLIVRDIANQEKGMFLISAAPPEMYEVHTASRDDRSTWIRVIQQSVRVCPSREDFPLIETEHEAYLRRIKMELQQKDQALVELLQEKVGLFAEMTHFQVDEDGGGLTLPALPRGLFRSESLECPRGERLLQDAIREVEGLKDLLVGPGVELLLTAREPALPGDLDSGGSTSPGVTANGEAGTFNGSTELCGTDSDSGRKDRNGNQLRAPQEEALQRLVNLYGLLHGLQAAVAQQDTLMEARFPEGPERREKLARANSRDGEAGRAAPAPPAPDKQATELALLQRQHALLQEELRRCRRLGEERATEAGSLEARLRESEQARARLEREAEEARRQLAALGHSEPPSAEAPWARRPLDPRRRSLPAGDALYLSFTPPQPSRGHERLDLSVTIRSVHRPFEDRERQDLGSPEERLQDSSDPDTGSEEEGGCRLSPPHSPRDFTRMQDIPEEIESRDGEPVASES; from the exons cctgcAATGTGACTATCCACAACCGCTGTAAAGACACGCTCGCCAACTGCACCAAGGTCAAACAGAAG CAACAGAAAGCCGCCCTGTTGAAGAACAACACTGCCTTGCAGTCTGTCTCCCTTCGCAGTAAGA CTACCCCCCGGGAGCGGCCAAGTTCTGCCATTTACCCCTCGGACAGCTTCCGGCAATCCCTGCTTGGTTCCCGCCGCGGCCGCTCCTCCTTGTCGCTGGCCAAGAGTGTCTCTACCACCAACATCGCTGG ACACTTCAACGAAGAGTCCCCCCTGGGGCTGCGGCGCATCCTGTCCCAGTCCACGGACTCCCTCAACATGCGGAACCGGACCCTGTCCGTGGAGTCCCTCATTGACGAAG AGGTGATCTACAGCGAGCTGATGAGTGACTTTGAGACGGACGAGAGGGACTTCGCAGCCGACTCGTGGAGCTTGGCCGTGGACAGCGGCTTCCTGCAACAGCAGAAGAAGGAGGTGATGAAGCAGCAGGACGTCATCTATG AGCTCATCCAGACGGAGCTGCACCACGTGCGGACGCTGAAGATCATGACACGGCTGTTCCGCGCGGGCATGCTGGAGGAGCTGCAGCTCGAGCCCGGCGTGGTGCAGGGGCTGTTCCCCTGCGTGGACGAGCTCAGCGACATCCACACGCGCTTCCTCAGCCAGTTGCTGGAACGCCGCCGCCAGTCCCTGTGCCCCGGCAGCACCCGCAACTTCGTCATCCACCGCTTGGGTGACCTGCTCATCAACCAG TTCTCAGGTCCCAGCGCCGAGCAGATGCGGAAGACCTACTCGGAGTTCTGCAGCCGCCACACCAAGGCCTTAAAGCTCTACAAGGAGCTGTGCGCGCGCGACAAGCGGTTCCAGCAGTTCATCCGG AAGGTGACGCGGTCCGCGGTGCTGAAGCGGCATGGGGTGCAGGAGTGCATCCTGCTGGTGACCCAGCGCGTCACCAAGTACCCGGTGCTCATCAGCCGCATCCTGCAGCACTCCCACG GGCCCGAGGAGGAACGCCAGGACCTGACCACGGCCCTGGGGCTGGTGAAGGAGCTGCTGTCCAACGTGGACCAGGATGTGCACGAGCTGGAGAAGGGGGCCCGCCTGCAGGAGATCTACCACCGCATGGACCCGCGGGCGCAGGCCCCGGTGCCTGGCAAGGGCCCGTTCGGCCGGGAGGAGCTCCTGCGACGCAGGCTCATCCACGACGGCTGCCTCCTGTGGAAGACGGCGACCGGCCGCTTCAAAG ACGTCCTGATGCTGCTGATGACGGACGTGCTGCTGTTCCTGCAGGAGAAGGACCAGAAGTACATTTTTCCCGCCCTG GACAAGCCCTCCGTGGTATCGCTGCAGAATCTGATAGTGCGGGACATCGCCAACCAGGAGAAAGGGATGTTCCTGATCAGCGCCGCGCCCCCTGAGATGTACGAGGTCCACACGGCGTCCCGGGATGACCGGAGCACCTGGATCCGCGTCATTCAGCAGAGCGTGcgcgt GTGCCCATCCAGAGAGGACTTCCCCCTGATAGAGACAGAGCACGAGGCTTACCTGCGCCGAATCAAGA TGGAGCTTCAACAGAAAGACCAGGCCTTGGTTGAGCTGCTGCAGGAGAAGGTCGGGCTGTTTGCCGAGATGACCCATTTCCAGGTGGACGAGGATGGTGGCGGCTTGACCCTGCCTGCCCTACCCAGGGGCCTTTTCCGCTCCGAGTCCCTGGAGTGCCCCCGCGGAGAGCGGCTGCTGCAGGATGCCATCCGGGAGG TGGAGGGTCTGAAAGACCTCCTGGTGGGGCCCGGAGTGGAGCTGCTCCTGACAGCCCGGGAACCAGCCTTGCCCGGGGACCTCGACAGCGGCGGTAGCACGAGTCCTGGGGTCACTGCCA ATGGTGAGGCCGGAACCTTCAACGGCTCCACTGAGCTCTGCGGAACCGACTCGGACTCCGGCCGGAAG GACCGGAACGGAAATCAGCTGAGAGCCCCCCAGGAG gAAGCGCTGCAGCGACTGGTCAATCTCTATGGGCTTCTGCACGGCCTCCAG GCGGCCGTGGCGCAGCAGGACACGCTGATGGAGGCGCGGTTCCCCGAGGGCCCCGAGCGGCGGGAGAAGCTGGCGCGCGCCAACTCCCGGGACGGGGAGGCCGGCCGAGCCGcgcccgcgccgcccgcgcccgACAAGCAGGCCACCGAGCTGGCGCTCCTGCAGCGACAACACGCGCTGCTGCAGGAGGAGCTGCGGCGCTGCCGGCGGCTGGGCGAGGAGCGCGCCACCGAGGCGGGCAGCCTGGAGGCGCGGCTCCGCGAGAGCGAGCAGGCGCGCGCGCGGCTGGAGCGCGAGGCCGAGGAGGCCCGCAGGCAGCTGGCCGCGCTGGGCCACAGCGAGCCGCCCTCCGCCGAGGCCCCCTGGGCGCGCAGACCCCTGGACCCGCGGCGCCGCAGCCTCCCCGCGGGCGACGCCCTGTACCTGAGCTTCACGCCCCCGCAG CCCAGCCGAGGCCACGAGCGCCTGGATTTGTCTGTGACCATTCGCTCTGTCCATCGACCCTTTGAGGACCGAGAGAGGCAGGACCTGGGCAGCCCCGAGGAGCGGCTGCAGGACAGCAGCGACCCGGACACGGGCAGCGAGGAGGAGGGGGGCTGCCGCCTGTCCCCGCCCCACAGTCCGCGAG ACTTCACCCGAATGCAGGACATCCCAGAAGAGATCGAGAGTCGCGACGGGGAGCCTGTGGCTTCAGAGAGCTAA
- the ARHGEF2 gene encoding rho guanine nucleotide exchange factor 2 isoform X17: MSRIESLTRARTERSRELASKAREKEKMKEAKDARYTNGHLFTTISVSGMTMCSACNKSITAKEALICPTCNVTIHNRCKDTLANCTKVKQKQQKAALLKNNTALQSVSLRSKTTPRERPSSAIYPSDSFRQSLLGSRRGRSSLSLAKSVSTTNIAGHFNEESPLGLRRILSQSTDSLNMRNRTLSVESLIDEGAEVIYSELMSDFETDERDFAADSWSLAVDSGFLQQQKKEVMKQQDVIYELIQTELHHVRTLKIMTRLFRAGMLEELQLEPGVVQGLFPCVDELSDIHTRFLSQLLERRRQSLCPGSTRNFVIHRLGDLLINQFSGPSAEQMRKTYSEFCSRHTKALKLYKELCARDKRFQQFIRKVTRSAVLKRHGVQECILLVTQRVTKYPVLISRILQHSHGPEEERQDLTTALGLVKELLSNVDQDVHELEKGARLQEIYHRMDPRAQAPVPGKGPFGREELLRRRLIHDGCLLWKTATGRFKDVLMLLMTDVLLFLQEKDQKYIFPALDKPSVVSLQNLIVRDIANQEKGMFLISAAPPEMYEVHTASRDDRSTWIRVIQQSVRVCPSREDFPLIETEHEAYLRRIKMELQQKDQALVELLQEKVGLFAEMTHFQVDEDGGGLTLPALPRGLFRSESLECPRGERLLQDAIREVEGLKDLLVGPGVELLLTAREPALPGDLDSGGSTSPGVTANGEAGTFNGSTELCGTDSDSGRKDRNGNQLRAPQEEALQRLVNLYGLLHGLQAAVAQQDTLMEARFPEGPERREKLARANSRDGEAGRAAPAPPAPDKQATELALLQRQHALLQEELRRCRRLGEERATEAGSLEARLRESEQARARLEREAEEARRQLAALGHSEPPSAEAPWARRPLDPRRRSLPAGDALYLSFTPPQPSRGHERLDLSVTIRSVHRPFEDRERQDLGSPEERLQDSSDPDTGSEEEGGCRLSPPHSPRDFTRMQDIPEEIESRDGEPVASES; the protein is encoded by the exons cctgcAATGTGACTATCCACAACCGCTGTAAAGACACGCTCGCCAACTGCACCAAGGTCAAACAGAAG CAACAGAAAGCCGCCCTGTTGAAGAACAACACTGCCTTGCAGTCTGTCTCCCTTCGCAGTAAGA CTACCCCCCGGGAGCGGCCAAGTTCTGCCATTTACCCCTCGGACAGCTTCCGGCAATCCCTGCTTGGTTCCCGCCGCGGCCGCTCCTCCTTGTCGCTGGCCAAGAGTGTCTCTACCACCAACATCGCTGG ACACTTCAACGAAGAGTCCCCCCTGGGGCTGCGGCGCATCCTGTCCCAGTCCACGGACTCCCTCAACATGCGGAACCGGACCCTGTCCGTGGAGTCCCTCATTGACGAAG GTGCAGAGGTGATCTACAGCGAGCTGATGAGTGACTTTGAGACGGACGAGAGGGACTTCGCAGCCGACTCGTGGAGCTTGGCCGTGGACAGCGGCTTCCTGCAACAGCAGAAGAAGGAGGTGATGAAGCAGCAGGACGTCATCTATG AGCTCATCCAGACGGAGCTGCACCACGTGCGGACGCTGAAGATCATGACACGGCTGTTCCGCGCGGGCATGCTGGAGGAGCTGCAGCTCGAGCCCGGCGTGGTGCAGGGGCTGTTCCCCTGCGTGGACGAGCTCAGCGACATCCACACGCGCTTCCTCAGCCAGTTGCTGGAACGCCGCCGCCAGTCCCTGTGCCCCGGCAGCACCCGCAACTTCGTCATCCACCGCTTGGGTGACCTGCTCATCAACCAG TTCTCAGGTCCCAGCGCCGAGCAGATGCGGAAGACCTACTCGGAGTTCTGCAGCCGCCACACCAAGGCCTTAAAGCTCTACAAGGAGCTGTGCGCGCGCGACAAGCGGTTCCAGCAGTTCATCCGG AAGGTGACGCGGTCCGCGGTGCTGAAGCGGCATGGGGTGCAGGAGTGCATCCTGCTGGTGACCCAGCGCGTCACCAAGTACCCGGTGCTCATCAGCCGCATCCTGCAGCACTCCCACG GGCCCGAGGAGGAACGCCAGGACCTGACCACGGCCCTGGGGCTGGTGAAGGAGCTGCTGTCCAACGTGGACCAGGATGTGCACGAGCTGGAGAAGGGGGCCCGCCTGCAGGAGATCTACCACCGCATGGACCCGCGGGCGCAGGCCCCGGTGCCTGGCAAGGGCCCGTTCGGCCGGGAGGAGCTCCTGCGACGCAGGCTCATCCACGACGGCTGCCTCCTGTGGAAGACGGCGACCGGCCGCTTCAAAG ACGTCCTGATGCTGCTGATGACGGACGTGCTGCTGTTCCTGCAGGAGAAGGACCAGAAGTACATTTTTCCCGCCCTG GACAAGCCCTCCGTGGTATCGCTGCAGAATCTGATAGTGCGGGACATCGCCAACCAGGAGAAAGGGATGTTCCTGATCAGCGCCGCGCCCCCTGAGATGTACGAGGTCCACACGGCGTCCCGGGATGACCGGAGCACCTGGATCCGCGTCATTCAGCAGAGCGTGcgcgt GTGCCCATCCAGAGAGGACTTCCCCCTGATAGAGACAGAGCACGAGGCTTACCTGCGCCGAATCAAGA TGGAGCTTCAACAGAAAGACCAGGCCTTGGTTGAGCTGCTGCAGGAGAAGGTCGGGCTGTTTGCCGAGATGACCCATTTCCAGGTGGACGAGGATGGTGGCGGCTTGACCCTGCCTGCCCTACCCAGGGGCCTTTTCCGCTCCGAGTCCCTGGAGTGCCCCCGCGGAGAGCGGCTGCTGCAGGATGCCATCCGGGAGG TGGAGGGTCTGAAAGACCTCCTGGTGGGGCCCGGAGTGGAGCTGCTCCTGACAGCCCGGGAACCAGCCTTGCCCGGGGACCTCGACAGCGGCGGTAGCACGAGTCCTGGGGTCACTGCCA ATGGTGAGGCCGGAACCTTCAACGGCTCCACTGAGCTCTGCGGAACCGACTCGGACTCCGGCCGGAAG GACCGGAACGGAAATCAGCTGAGAGCCCCCCAGGAG gAAGCGCTGCAGCGACTGGTCAATCTCTATGGGCTTCTGCACGGCCTCCAG GCGGCCGTGGCGCAGCAGGACACGCTGATGGAGGCGCGGTTCCCCGAGGGCCCCGAGCGGCGGGAGAAGCTGGCGCGCGCCAACTCCCGGGACGGGGAGGCCGGCCGAGCCGcgcccgcgccgcccgcgcccgACAAGCAGGCCACCGAGCTGGCGCTCCTGCAGCGACAACACGCGCTGCTGCAGGAGGAGCTGCGGCGCTGCCGGCGGCTGGGCGAGGAGCGCGCCACCGAGGCGGGCAGCCTGGAGGCGCGGCTCCGCGAGAGCGAGCAGGCGCGCGCGCGGCTGGAGCGCGAGGCCGAGGAGGCCCGCAGGCAGCTGGCCGCGCTGGGCCACAGCGAGCCGCCCTCCGCCGAGGCCCCCTGGGCGCGCAGACCCCTGGACCCGCGGCGCCGCAGCCTCCCCGCGGGCGACGCCCTGTACCTGAGCTTCACGCCCCCGCAG CCCAGCCGAGGCCACGAGCGCCTGGATTTGTCTGTGACCATTCGCTCTGTCCATCGACCCTTTGAGGACCGAGAGAGGCAGGACCTGGGCAGCCCCGAGGAGCGGCTGCAGGACAGCAGCGACCCGGACACGGGCAGCGAGGAGGAGGGGGGCTGCCGCCTGTCCCCGCCCCACAGTCCGCGAG ACTTCACCCGAATGCAGGACATCCCAGAAGAGATCGAGAGTCGCGACGGGGAGCCTGTGGCTTCAGAGAGCTAA